CGATGACCGCCGCCGCCGCCTCCGGGTTGACCTCGGAGACGACCAGCGGGATCGCCGGGTCCTTGCGGAAGGCCGAGGAGTTGTCGACCACGATCACGCCGGCGTCGACGAACCGCTGGGCCAGCGCGCGGGAGGCGGTGGCCCCGGCCGAGAACAGCGCGACGTCGAGGCCGCTGGGGTCGGCGGTCTCGGCGTCCTCGACGGTGACCTCACGGTCGCCGAACTGGAGCACCTTGCCGGCCGAGCGGGCCGAGGAGAAGAAGCGGACGTCGCCGACCGGGAACTCCCGCTCGAGCAGGATCTGCCGCATCGCGACGCCGACCTGGCCGGTCGCGCCGACCACACCGATGTTGATGGCCATGACGCTCAGCGCCCCGTTCCGCCGTACACGACGGCCTCGATCTCGTCCGACCCGAGGTCGAACGCGGCGTGGGCGGCGTTGACGGCCGCCTCGACCTGGGTCTCGGCCACGACGACCGAGACGCGGATCTCCGAGGTGGAGATCATCTCGATGTTGACGCCGGCCTCCGAGAGCGCCTCGAAGAAGCGCGCGGAGATGCCCGGCGAGGAGCTCATGCCGGCGCCGACGACCGACACCTTGCCGACACTATCGTCGTAGAGCAGCGACTCGAAGCCGACCGAGGCTTGGAGCCGCGAGAGCGCCGTCATCGCGGTCTGGCCCTCACCGGCGGGCAGCGTGAAGGAGATGTCGGTCAGACTGGTCGCGGCGGCCGAGACGTTCTGCACGATCATGTCGATGTTGATCTGTGCCTCGGCGACGGCGCGGAAGATCGCGGCCGCCTCGCCCGGCTTGTCGGGGACGCCGACCACGGTGATCTTGGCCTGGCTGCGGTCATGGGCGACACCGGTGATGATCGCGGCTTCCATTGCATTCTCCTGAGCAACATCCTCGGCCTTGACGACCCAGGTGCCCTCCTTCTCGGAGAAGGAGGAGCGGACGTGGATGGGCATGTCGTAGCGGCGGGCGTACTCGACGCACCGCAGGTGCAGGATCTTGGCGCCCTGCGCGGCCATCTCGAGGGTCTCCTCGTAGGAGATCCGGGGCACCTTGCGGGCGCGGGGCTCGATGCGGGGATCGGCGGTGAAGATGCCGTCGACGTCGGAGTAGATCTCGCAGACGTCGGCGCGCAGCGCGACGGCCAGCGCCACGGCCGTCGTGTCGGAGCCGCCGCGGCCCAGCGTGGTGATGTCCTTGGTCGTCTGGGAGACGCCCTGGAAGCCCGCGACGATGGCGATCGCGCCCTCGTCGATCGCGGTCTGGATCCGGCCCGGCGTGACGTCGATGATCTTCGCCTTGCCGTGCTCGGCGTCGGTGATCACGCCGGCCTGGGAGCCGGTGAACGAGCGGGCCTCGTGACCGAGGTCGTGGATCGCCATGGCCAGCACGGCCATCGACATCCGCTCGCCCGCGGTCAGCAGCATGTCGAGCTCGCGCGCGGGCGGCAGCGGCGAGACCTCGTTGGCGAGGTCGATCAGCTCGTCCGTCGTGTCCCCCATCGCCGAGACGACGACCACGACCTGGTGGCCGGCCTTCTTCGTGTTGACGATGCGCTGTGCGACGCGCTTGATCCCGGCGGCATCGGCGACCGACGAGCCGCCGTACTTCTGCACGACAATGCCCACGGGGGCTCACTCCTGGCGTGGTCTCG
This region of Nocardioides sp. L-11A genomic DNA includes:
- a CDS encoding aspartate kinase, which gives rise to MGIVVQKYGGSSVADAAGIKRVAQRIVNTKKAGHQVVVVVSAMGDTTDELIDLANEVSPLPPARELDMLLTAGERMSMAVLAMAIHDLGHEARSFTGSQAGVITDAEHGKAKIIDVTPGRIQTAIDEGAIAIVAGFQGVSQTTKDITTLGRGGSDTTAVALAVALRADVCEIYSDVDGIFTADPRIEPRARKVPRISYEETLEMAAQGAKILHLRCVEYARRYDMPIHVRSSFSEKEGTWVVKAEDVAQENAMEAAIITGVAHDRSQAKITVVGVPDKPGEAAAIFRAVAEAQINIDMIVQNVSAAATSLTDISFTLPAGEGQTAMTALSRLQASVGFESLLYDDSVGKVSVVGAGMSSSPGISARFFEALSEAGVNIEMISTSEIRVSVVVAETQVEAAVNAAHAAFDLGSDEIEAVVYGGTGR